The DNA region GTCTGGTAAATCATCATCAGGTACAAATCCGGCAAAAATAACGCCTGGATCACAATCTCGCATTAAATATTCTGCGTATCGCTTGTCGTAACTCCCGCCGACGATAATAAGTTTTGCCCTGGGGATCCTTGCTTTTACAATTTTAAAGGCTGATATCAATGAATGTATGTTCTTTGTGGGAGTTAGCCGGCCAACAAAGAGTATAACAGGATCATCTGCTGCAATGTTGTATTTTGTTCGGATTGTTGTCCCGTTTAAGTTACCCTCGTTAAATCGGTCGGAATCAATTTCATCATAAATAACCAGGCTATCAATACCCTTTTCACTCCTGAGGACGTTCTTGGAGTGCTCGCTTATAGAAACAACGAAATCAAATTTTTTTATTTTCCTCCAATTAAATGGAGAGACCACTAGATTGTAGACCCTTTCTTCCAAAGTCATAAAACGAGATTCAGCAATGTGGTGGTGCCAGAAAATCAACTTAGCACCATAATACTTTTTTGCCAAATACGCTGCAGATACCAAAGTTTCTTGATGAAGTATGATTAAGCTGGCTTCCTTTAGATCAGAACTGATTTTCAAAGATTTCCAGCGATTAAGTGGAAATAACGCTCGGTACGGTTTAACCAAACGCGGGACATGTGTCTGGACCCAAGAGTCAATAATCTCAACCCTATAGCCCCTCGGAGAAATGTCCGATTCAAAAGTATATACAACTACGGAGTAGCCCATTTTTGACAATTTTTTGGCCTGCACCTCAGCTACTCTGCTGGCCCCTTCTGATTTTAAGAAGACAGATATTAGGACTGCAATTGTGTACTGAGATGGCTCTCCAGGAAGAATCGATGTAATTAATTCAGAAAATTGATAATCCCCCTGAATAAAACCTTCAAACTTAGATTCGGGAAGAGA from Methanoculleus receptaculi includes:
- a CDS encoding glycosyltransferase family 4 protein, translated to MSLPESKFEGFIQGDYQFSELITSILPGEPSQYTIAVLISVFLKSEGASRVAEVQAKKLSKMGYSVVVYTFESDISPRGYRVEIIDSWVQTHVPRLVKPYRALFPLNRWKSLKISSDLKEASLIILHQETLVSAAYLAKKYYGAKLIFWHHHIAESRFMTLEERVYNLVVSPFNWRKIKKFDFVVSISEHSKNVLRSEKGIDSLVIYDEIDSDRFNEGNLNGTTIRTKYNIAADDPVILFVGRLTPTKNIHSLISAFKIVKARIPRAKLIIVGGSYDKRYAEYLMRDCDPGVIFAGFVPDDDLPDYYAACDVYATCSLVEGFNLPLVEAQAYGKPVVAFDIGPHKEVVKNGFLVTEEHLNEFGETLINILDNLDKTPQTPKLWYMAADDQNDAV